A portion of the Flavobacterium magnum genome contains these proteins:
- a CDS encoding M1 family metallopeptidase, which translates to MRYLLIFLCSGLAFAQQTRFVDFKSVTGQVTPHPEEKSVTGWAHYDFQVLSKTDTVRIDAVNMSIMDMTVNGRHARFKNSGKQILLFEGFRKGANKVAFAFKAFPKQALYFTGRGESQQIWTQGQGKNTSHWFPSFDDVNEKVIFNMQVITGIDVDVISNGTYSATPKKDDHTLFDGKGKYKISYFSMDKPMSSYLLMLAIGNFTRKTETSASGVPLEYYLPDEDAAKFESTYRYSKRIFDYLEKEIGVPYPWKIYRQIPAHDFIYGGMENTTSTLFNEIYVVDEIGFNDNNYLNVNAHELAHQWFGDMVTAKSSRHHWLQEGFATYYALLAEKEVFGDDYFNQRLYENAEEIQRAAKTDTIPILNEKASSLSFYQKGAWALHVLRENVGADRFRKAVKNYVEKYQFKNADTDEFLAEINKVSDYNTDDFRKRWLESGIFPIQEVLAILKKNRFITEYFRVADMAKIPLAQKEKEFEQILASNVFYPVKQEIVNQLQQLPFEEEKNLLLRAMQTNDVLVRQTVAMHWDKIPDGFKTEYETLLDDPSYYTREIAMNKLWSQFPEDSKRLLDKSDGWIGLIDKNLRIMWLSMALKTKDYRPEKKSGYYDELLGYASPDFRVNTRINALDKLIFLDKNDKNYIPYLINGLVSHIPRFSKFSRDRIRTQLKVQSHREYYESLLESLPENERVQLDKLLKEK; encoded by the coding sequence ATGCGTTACCTCCTCATTTTCCTTTGTTCCGGACTGGCCTTTGCCCAACAGACGCGCTTTGTGGATTTCAAATCCGTTACCGGACAGGTCACACCCCATCCCGAAGAAAAATCCGTTACCGGCTGGGCCCATTACGATTTCCAGGTGTTAAGTAAAACCGACACCGTCAGGATCGATGCCGTCAATATGTCGATTATGGATATGACTGTCAATGGCAGGCATGCGCGGTTTAAGAATTCGGGCAAACAGATCCTGTTGTTCGAAGGGTTCAGGAAAGGCGCTAACAAAGTGGCTTTTGCCTTTAAGGCGTTTCCCAAACAAGCGCTTTACTTTACAGGCCGTGGCGAAAGCCAGCAAATCTGGACGCAGGGGCAGGGAAAGAATACCAGCCATTGGTTCCCGAGTTTCGACGATGTGAATGAAAAAGTGATTTTCAATATGCAGGTGATTACCGGGATTGACGTCGACGTCATTTCGAACGGCACCTACAGCGCGACACCAAAAAAAGATGACCATACGCTGTTCGATGGCAAGGGTAAGTATAAGATTTCCTATTTTTCGATGGACAAGCCGATGAGTTCCTACCTGCTCATGCTGGCCATTGGAAATTTTACGCGTAAAACCGAAACATCAGCAAGTGGAGTCCCGCTGGAATATTACCTGCCCGATGAAGACGCTGCAAAATTTGAGTCCACTTACCGTTATTCCAAGCGCATTTTTGACTATCTCGAGAAAGAAATCGGCGTGCCGTATCCCTGGAAAATTTACCGCCAGATTCCCGCACACGATTTCATTTATGGTGGGATGGAAAACACCACGTCCACACTTTTTAATGAAATTTATGTGGTCGACGAGATCGGCTTCAATGACAACAATTACCTGAATGTGAACGCGCATGAGCTGGCGCACCAATGGTTCGGCGATATGGTCACGGCAAAATCGTCCAGACACCACTGGCTGCAGGAAGGCTTTGCTACCTACTATGCACTGTTGGCGGAGAAAGAGGTTTTCGGTGATGACTATTTCAACCAGCGGCTCTATGAAAACGCCGAGGAAATCCAACGGGCAGCCAAAACAGACACCATACCGATATTGAACGAGAAGGCGAGCTCGCTGAGTTTTTATCAGAAAGGCGCCTGGGCGCTTCATGTGCTGCGGGAAAACGTGGGTGCGGACCGGTTCAGGAAAGCGGTTAAGAATTACGTGGAAAAATATCAGTTCAAAAATGCAGATACCGACGAGTTCCTTGCGGAAATCAATAAGGTTTCGGATTACAATACCGACGACTTCAGGAAGCGGTGGCTTGAAAGCGGCATTTTCCCGATACAGGAAGTGTTGGCGATTCTTAAAAAGAACCGATTCATAACCGAGTACTTCCGGGTGGCGGACATGGCTAAAATCCCGTTGGCACAGAAAGAAAAAGAGTTTGAGCAGATTTTGGCTTCAAACGTGTTCTATCCCGTGAAGCAGGAAATCGTGAACCAGTTGCAACAGCTGCCTTTCGAAGAAGAGAAGAACCTGCTGCTGCGGGCCATGCAGACCAATGATGTCCTGGTCAGGCAAACGGTGGCCATGCACTGGGATAAAATTCCTGATGGTTTTAAAACCGAATATGAGACGCTGCTCGATGATCCGTCGTATTATACCAGGGAAATCGCGATGAATAAACTTTGGTCGCAGTTTCCGGAGGATAGCAAAAGGCTGCTCGACAAGTCCGACGGCTGGATTGGCCTGATCGACAAAAACCTGCGTATCATGTGGCTTTCCATGGCATTGAAAACCAAGGATTACCGCCCCGAAAAAAAGTCGGGTTACTATGACGAGCTGTTGGGATATGCATCTCCCGATTTCCGCGTCAATACCCGAATCAACGCGCTCGACAAGCTCATCTTTCTTGATAAGAATGACAAAAATTACATCCCGTACCTTATCAACGGCCTGGTAAGCCATATTCCAAGGTTTTCCAAGTTTTCCCGGGACCGGATCAGGACGCAGCTTAAAGTCCAGAGCCACCGCGAATACTATGAATCCCTGCTGGAATCCCTGCCCGAAAATGAAAGGGTTCAGCTCGATAAACTCCTCAAAGAAAAATGA
- a CDS encoding patatin-like phospholipase family protein has protein sequence MRALVISGGGSKGAFAGGVAQYLLEEGHKYDLLLGTSTGSLLIPHLALGNVKKIHGIYTNVNMKKIFNINPLVVKKRKGVEIVTINHFNVLLQFLRKKRTFGESQKLRKQIRKNFTLSEFNQLKASHCNIVVTVTNLSKNDVEYKAIKDFGYEDFCDWIWISCNYIPFMSIASKDGCEYGDGGFSSLVPIREAINRGATVVDVVILETETQLSPRVIGKNPFSLMVDLFATLLDQVEKHDITIGKLSATHHDVKLNLFYTPTQLTDNALIFNKQKMKQWWQEGYEYAKNKSGLMSDNKLP, from the coding sequence ATGAGGGCGCTCGTGATTTCAGGCGGTGGCAGCAAAGGAGCGTTTGCGGGCGGCGTAGCACAATACCTGCTCGAGGAAGGACATAAGTACGACCTGTTGCTCGGTACCTCCACGGGAAGCCTGCTGATTCCGCACCTGGCATTGGGCAATGTGAAAAAGATCCATGGCATTTACACCAATGTGAATATGAAGAAAATATTCAACATCAATCCTTTGGTCGTCAAGAAAAGAAAGGGTGTTGAAATTGTCACCATCAACCACTTTAACGTACTGCTGCAGTTTCTGAGGAAGAAGCGTACGTTTGGCGAAAGCCAGAAATTGCGCAAACAAATCAGGAAAAATTTTACGCTCAGCGAATTCAACCAGTTAAAGGCATCCCACTGCAACATCGTCGTTACGGTCACCAACCTGAGTAAAAACGACGTGGAATACAAAGCGATAAAGGATTTCGGTTACGAGGATTTCTGCGATTGGATCTGGATTTCCTGCAATTACATTCCGTTTATGAGTATTGCGAGCAAAGACGGTTGCGAATATGGAGATGGCGGCTTTTCGAGCCTCGTGCCGATACGCGAAGCCATCAATCGCGGGGCAACCGTTGTAGATGTGGTGATATTGGAAACCGAAACCCAGCTTTCGCCGCGCGTGATCGGTAAAAATCCTTTCTCGCTGATGGTCGATCTTTTTGCCACGCTGCTCGACCAGGTGGAAAAGCATGACATCACTATCGGTAAGCTTTCGGCGACGCATCACGACGTAAAATTGAATTTATTTTACACCCCGACCCAACTTACGGACAATGCCCTCATCTTTAACAAACAAAAGATGAAGCAGTGGTGGCAGGAAGGCTATGAGTATGCGAAGAATAAAAGCGGACTCATGAGCGACAACAAACTTCCATAA
- the recG gene encoding ATP-dependent DNA helicase RecG: MSNLLQTPIEYLKGVGPQRGDLLRKELGIHKYSDLVNFYPNRYIDRTRYYKINELRNSPAEVQIVGKIIHIKTVEQKKGKRLTATFIDDTGEMELIWFQGLKWIRESLQLNVPVVIFGKCNVFNGQFSMPHPEIEWLRDHEQNLRSAMQPVYPSTETLANRGISNRVVNKMMQQLFLETGNAFTEPLPAWLLDELKLVPKSNALFNIHFPKSADALAKAEFRLKFEELFFIQLQLITKNIIRKHRIKGHPFTKVGPRFNDFFNRHLPFELTNAQKRVLKEIRNDMGGSAQMNRLLQGDVGSGKTIVALMTMLLALDNGFQACLMAPTEILANQHYTGLSELAKDLDINIKILTGSTKTADRKIIHDALEDGSLHILIGTHALLEDKVKFKNLGLAVIDEQHRFGVEQRSKLWKKNDIPPHVLVMTATPIPRTLAMSLYGDLDISVIDELPPGRKPIQTVHRYDSNRLKVWKFIRDEIAKGRQIYIVYPLIQESEKMDFKDLMDGYESISRDFPLPQYAVSIVHGKMKAADKDAEMERFSKGKTHIMVATTVIEVGVNIPNASVMIIESAERFGLSQLHQLRGRVGRGAEQSYCILMTGHKLSNDSKTRMETMVRTNDGFEIAEVDLKLRGPGDLMGKQQSGVLNLQIADIVKDREILQLARHYAIKLLKEDAALAKPEHQVLRDVFMEMSRKQEIWNYIS, translated from the coding sequence ATGTCCAACCTCCTGCAAACCCCGATCGAATACCTCAAAGGCGTCGGCCCGCAACGCGGCGATTTGCTGCGCAAGGAATTGGGAATACACAAATATTCGGATTTGGTGAACTTTTACCCGAACCGATACATTGACAGGACGCGGTATTACAAAATCAATGAACTGCGCAACAGTCCCGCCGAGGTCCAGATTGTCGGGAAAATCATCCACATCAAAACCGTCGAGCAAAAAAAGGGCAAACGCCTTACTGCCACATTCATTGACGATACCGGCGAAATGGAACTGATCTGGTTCCAAGGCCTTAAATGGATCCGCGAAAGCCTGCAATTGAACGTCCCGGTGGTGATTTTCGGAAAATGCAACGTTTTTAACGGGCAGTTCAGCATGCCGCACCCTGAAATCGAATGGCTCAGGGACCACGAGCAGAACCTGCGCTCGGCGATGCAGCCGGTCTACCCTTCGACCGAAACGCTTGCCAACCGCGGGATCTCAAACCGTGTGGTCAATAAAATGATGCAGCAGCTGTTCCTGGAAACCGGGAATGCATTCACGGAACCCCTGCCGGCTTGGCTTTTGGACGAGCTGAAACTCGTCCCGAAGAGTAACGCCCTGTTTAACATCCATTTTCCAAAGAGTGCCGACGCGCTAGCAAAAGCGGAATTCCGACTGAAATTTGAGGAGCTTTTTTTCATCCAACTGCAGCTTATTACCAAAAACATCATACGGAAGCACCGCATTAAAGGGCATCCGTTTACGAAAGTGGGGCCGCGTTTCAATGATTTTTTTAACCGTCACCTGCCTTTCGAACTGACCAATGCGCAGAAGCGCGTACTTAAGGAAATCCGCAATGACATGGGCGGCAGCGCGCAGATGAACCGTTTGCTGCAGGGCGATGTAGGATCAGGGAAAACGATTGTCGCGCTGATGACCATGCTGCTTGCGCTTGACAATGGATTCCAGGCCTGCCTGATGGCGCCAACGGAAATATTGGCAAATCAACATTATACCGGCTTATCCGAACTCGCTAAGGATTTGGATATCAATATTAAAATTCTGACGGGCTCAACTAAGACTGCCGATCGGAAAATCATCCACGACGCGCTAGAGGACGGCAGCCTCCATATCCTGATCGGCACGCATGCGTTGCTCGAAGACAAGGTGAAATTTAAAAATTTAGGCCTGGCCGTGATTGACGAGCAGCACCGTTTCGGAGTTGAGCAGCGGTCGAAATTGTGGAAGAAGAATGACATCCCGCCACACGTGCTGGTGATGACGGCTACCCCAATCCCGCGTACACTCGCGATGAGCCTGTATGGTGATCTCGACATTTCGGTAATCGACGAACTGCCACCGGGCCGAAAACCCATACAAACGGTGCACCGTTATGACAGCAACCGACTTAAAGTCTGGAAATTCATTCGGGATGAAATTGCAAAAGGCCGTCAGATTTATATCGTTTACCCATTAATCCAGGAATCCGAAAAGATGGATTTCAAGGATCTGATGGATGGTTATGAAAGCATTTCGCGAGATTTTCCGCTGCCTCAATATGCCGTTTCCATTGTACACGGAAAAATGAAAGCCGCCGACAAGGATGCGGAAATGGAGCGGTTTTCAAAGGGCAAGACCCATATCATGGTGGCGACCACCGTGATTGAGGTCGGTGTCAATATTCCGAACGCCAGCGTAATGATTATAGAAAGTGCCGAACGTTTCGGGCTCTCACAACTGCACCAGCTTCGAGGGCGCGTCGGCCGTGGCGCCGAACAAAGTTACTGCATCCTGATGACCGGCCACAAACTCAGCAACGACAGCAAAACACGGATGGAAACGATGGTGCGCACCAACGACGGGTTTGAAATTGCCGAAGTTGATCTCAAACTCCGCGGCCCCGGCGACCTTATGGGAAAACAGCAAAGCGGCGTGCTCAATCTGCAGATTGCCGACATCGTCAAAGACCGCGAAATCCTCCAGCTTGCCCGGCACTACGCCATAAAGCTGCTCAAAGAAGATGCGGCGCTCGCAAAACCGGAACACCAGGTGCTGCGCGATGTTTTTATGGAAATGTCGAGAAAACAGGAAATCTGGAATTACATCAGTTAA